TATCCAAGCTGGAGAAGTTTGAAGTGGGAAGTAACCTCAACTTATTCTCAAATCCCATTAGTCCATTAATGTCAAGAGCAGCTTATACTACGATTTACCGACACATGGTTTTAGAACACATGTTCTGATCTTGTTGGTATGAAGCCCTGTGGACACCTGATGAGTCAAAtctgttttttatttgcatCTCATATGCTATTTATATTGCCTTGtccagttcaaaaaaagaaagaaatttatatTGCCTTGTCTAGGCAAGTAAAAGTGGTGCTGTGAACATGTTATATGAGGTCCACTATTTGCTCCACTCTTTATACTTGTTTAATATCAGGTCCATTAAGCAGAAAACCTAGTGGGTCATGTTTAATAAAAGGGGTTAGATAAGAAATAGATGCCTTAAAAGAGAGCTTTGAAAGTAGGGTCCTATCTCCAGGTACACCATGTGCTGCTTACCAGGTTAGTTACACTTCTACCTTCTGTTGTAAATCTTCCCTTACTATGGTACTGGGTCCGACTTTCATTTGGCTGGAGATGCAGATTATTGGTATTATGCCTAATGTGATATTGATCTCTTTTTTCCTAATCTACAAAAGTACGTAACCAAAAATGTACCTGGGTCCAAAAAGAGAGCATAATACTGAAATTTCTTGGGTGGtttttttagggaaatgattttgccacttgcttttttgttaacgccactcctctgcaagtgtatttttacacaaaaatacacttgctaaaaatacacttgcaagggagtggcgttaacacaaaagagagtgacaaaattggccgcctttttttttggtaagtatgaaCAGTAAAAGGTAAAACATCTGGTGGTTAGAGAGGAGAAAAAGTTTCTAAAGAAAGTGCTCTTTTTTGACATTGttagttactctctctctctgtctctctctctctctctctctctctctctctcacacacacacacacacacgcacacacgcACAATTTCAATCCCTTTATTCACGCCGCTTTCAATTGCACAAAATCACCCATCTTCTTTCCCATTTTCTAAAACCATCAAGAAGACTGTCTTCCTCCCATTCCATCACCGTCACCATCTTCCATTTTTCaattcctttctctctctctctcgctcatAGACCAGAGGGAGAAAATGACTGAGATGTGCTTGTCAAGCACCCCCAAGAAGACTGCTTCCCAATTCTCTACTCTCGTACTCTCTGACGTGgtcctatttttctctttcattcTCTCACACCCTCTCTATTTCGCTTACTTCATCTTCTTCTCACCATACCTTCTCAAgctcctctcttttctctctcctctgttcATCACCACTGCCCTCCTCCTACTTGCTTTCCTCACCATCTCTCCCATCGAAGCTTCCGAATCCCAAGCGGGCTTCCTTCTCTCAACGTATTATACAGTCAGAGAGAGATTATGGTCAGCTACAGAAAATGAAGACAGGGAGTTTCCTCTCTTTGAGGAGTTTGAAGCTTACAAAATTATATTTGACACGCCTGCTCTGTGTGCACTAGAAAATTCAGATGGAGTTCCGGAGTTGAGATCAGAAGAAAATTTAGCAGAGAAAACAGTTGAAATTGCTTGGGAAGAGAAGAGAATTGAAGGGTTCTTCAAAGGATTGGAGGAGTTCGAAAAAATGACTTCgaatgaagaagagaagaaagtgGAGTTATTAGGCATCAAATCCGATGAAGTTAAAAAAGAAGTGTCTTTTGTGAGAAGCGAATCTGAGGCAACGGGCGATAAACTTAGGGATGACACAGTTAAAATCAGTACTAATAGTGATGGAGAGTACACTGCGGATAAGCTATTGGAGAGTCCAAGTTCGCAAGCATTTGAGTCAAGTCTTGGGAGCTATGGGTCGATGAGGAAAGAGAAAGAGTGGAAGAGGACGTTGGCGTGCATGCTTTTTGAGGAGCGGAACAATGTGGGCGGTGGTGAAGGCATGGATTCACTCTGGGAGACATACGAAATGGATTCGAGCAACAAGGCCAAGCCAAAAGGCAATAACaccaagaagaagaacaacaagaagaaaagcGTTTATGAGGAGGAGGATTACGAGGAAGAGGACGCCGATGGGCAGTTGTGCTGTTTACAAGCTCTCAAGTTCTCATCAGGGAGGATGAATTTTGGGATGAGGAAGCCTAGTCTTGTGAAGAtctccaaggcaatcaaagggATCGGGTGGCTGCACAGCGTGACCAGGCATGGCAGGAAAGGGTAAAATTGATATAGATTTAGTCCTTAACTTGTGTCATGTATTTGacaaggaaaaatgaaaaactagcCTTATGTTAGTTAAGTTTGCATAGCATAATATTTGTGGTTTTCGCGGAAGAAAAGCAAGTATATGTAAGTAATTTCTGATCAGTCATTACACGAGGAGCCAATTCATCATCCTGTTTTGCTTGTGGCTAGAAATCTGCTTTTAGGCATGATTATTTGATGGAAAGCCTCATGAAGCACCATTTTCCCCTTGTTTCCTCTCTAAAGAGATCCAAACCAAATTTGCTTTAGTGTCAAAATCAAGTttcattttaaacttttatgTGGATCTTCGTTTCTTCAAATGCTTTGTAATCAAATTATCTCAAATTCAATTAAACCATGGTTTAAAACTGTAACTGAACCGTAGTCTGATGGTTTAGATTGGTTCAGTCCTATGCATTttgtggattgatttggttctcAAAATCTTTGATCCGTAAGAGTTGGTTTggttagtgttttttttttgaaaggcaaaaaattttcattaatctctgaaaatattacaaagattaataggaacaAGGAATGATGACATCAAAATCCTAGCCCAACCAATTcggtccatgctcacccctaccaTTTTCCCCTTGTTTCCTCTCTAAAGAGATCCAAACCAAATTTGCTTTACTGTAAAAGGGTTGGTCATTTTGTCACCCATCAGAAATTTTGGTCCTCACTTATCAATGGCATCTCTGCAAAAGCTTACCTTTGTTTAGGACTGAAGGTTTGTCTGTCAAAAAgtcttagatttttttttttttgggagcgGCCACTGGCCACACAGAGTTGGTATCCGAAAAAAGTGCAGAGGGGTCACCGCTGCTACATATGCAGGAAAAAGGGACACTATGccaaacagtgtccaaataaagtaGTAAAGGACAAAATGGtgagctctttggctctcattaatAATGAACTTGAAGATGCCGATGTTGAATGCCCGATAAACTATCgcgaagagaaaaaggaaagatgCCAAAAGAATGAATCAATTATATGGATATGGTTCTTTTTTGTTCAAGGGTATGCctaccttctttcttttcttttttttttttttgggtggaagGGGTAATAGAAAGCCCATATTCTTCTTGCCTTTCAGTAAAGAGCTCCAACTGCCTTACCAGTAATTGGCATTCAAACTAGATTTCCTTTGCAAACAATCTGATCATCTTCGGCTCAACTGGCGCTGTATATCCATTTTCAACCACTGCGAGCTCCCTCTTGCAGCCAGAATCAAGACTCAGCTGGCGAggccttttttcttcttctttctgccCCAGTTTTCACTGTCAAACGCTACATTGCTATCCTTTTGAAATatgtatagttttttttatgagagttaGTCATAtatgtaattctagaattatctcaaaatttatcttgtataaaaatatatttgtacTAGAATTACCTAAGAGTTGGAatggatttttgttttgtggtataaaaaaatattttctgcaTCCTCTTTAATCCCCCGACACTTTTTTTCTCGTATTATTCACTTAAAATCATAGAATtgtcttcttcttatttttttttcttcttaattcaCCTTTTAGGCAATTTTATAATTTCATATGGAcaaagatatttaaaaaaaaaaagagtggaaaAGAATAAAAGGGGAGTAACATGCTTTTTCCAATTGTGCACGTAAATAGTCAACCCAAAGTCACTCGAAGACGAGTTTTTCTTGCATCTGTTAATGTAGGCACTGTAGTCAAAAGAATTGACAAGATGTGTTACCTAAAGaacaatgctactcacacaacaatttaTACAATCTCTCATATATATGTGGGGTCCACACATaatagtgtgtgtggagcccacatctGTGTGAGAAATTGTGTTTTGTGTTgtatttggattgttgtgtgagtatcatttttgttacCTAAATTAGATCAACATTCTTTTTATGGGCCTGTAATTGAAATTATACCCCAAGATCTCAAACTCGAGTCATAATAAACGCCCCAGTTCAGTTGGTCAAGATTTTTGCATCTCACTGGGAGGTCAGGAGTTTGAGTCTCCCCGCCTGCGTGTAGGTGTTCTTCTCCTAAAGGgcttttgtttatttctttttttctatcatATAATGTGCTTATTTCTTGAAAAAGTGCGTGCAAGAGTAAGAGGAAGGGGAGTGCAAAAGATATTTATCAACTCAAAAgtcactctctctctattttatttAAAACTTAACTAAATCTCCTGTGATGAGTTTTTCTTGCATGTTAATGTTGGCGCCCTAGTCAAACGATATTGACAAAATTGTGTTACTTAAAAGAGATTAAACTTGTAACAAAGGACTTGTAGTTCTTTGCATTTCTCTTTGGGAAGGCATGGGTTTTTGCTAAATAATCCCAActgagaaaaaggagaaaaaactcAAACCATGGTACTTTTATTGACCAATGAATGTCTCTGCATGAACAAACTTCACAATCTCAAAATACTCTCAGTGCAGCGAAGTGTGTTCAAATAATCTCATACTCAATAATACCCTTGTCCTTCTTTGCCTCGGATCCACTGGCTGCTGCGTTGCTGTTTTTCTTGAATCGAATTAAGTAGTGATTCCCGTCTGAAGGCTGGTGGTGCTCAACTTTGGAAAAGATGATCTCATCCTCAGCTTGCAAATGATGTTCTCTTAACAAACTTACCCCAGTCGCCACCAATCAAACAACGTTGTGAATATcgtttgaatttcatctcccAAGTCTTGTTTTGATGGTCAAGAACGTTAAGAGTCGTCTCGTTTTCGGGTGGCTTTAGAGTAGGGAAATGCTGTTTTGAGACGTCGACAGGAAGATAGAGATAACTGCACGAGGCATCAGACGTAGTCAAGCGCTTGCGAAAGGAAGTGTTTCCTGGATTGTGACTAGCAGCAGTTTCATTCCCCTCGTAGATACTGCCTATGAAATCATCGTCTGACAGAATTATGGGGCTCTTTCCGCTATTAGTACCACTGCCCTTGAGTCTTTCTCTTCCAGAAGCCATACTGTTTGCAACACCAACTGTTTGACAGGCTCTCTTCAACATAGTATTCTCATACCCCCATTGAGCATCAATCCTCAACTGAAGATATTTGCAAACAATTGTCAGATAACGCCAACGAAAACCAGCTTCTACGGAAGATATTTCGATAGGGATTATTTATAAAAAGTTGAAGTTACAGAACAAGTTGACAAGATGAGATCTCTTTTCTCACCTCTGGTTGGTTTTGGAGTCTTCTTTGGTTCTCCATTTGCATGCTAATCGCATCACGGAAATGAATGTTAAAGCAAGAATATCAGAACTCAAAGAGACacttaagaaacaaaaagacagaacaagaaaaaattctATATATAAAAGAATCTTTCCTCTCATACCTCCATATTTTACGCGAATCAATGAGGTAGTGCTTGTTATGATCAGGACAGGAAGGTATGTAGAATCTAATCAAGTCCAAATCTTCTGAGTTTTGAGCAGCAAAAAAGTCTTTCCATCCAGTTATAACACACTGGGTACTAGAATCTCGAGGGATTTGGAGTTTCATATGCCAATCGGTGTCGCGACTGTCCGTCAGCAGTAGGTTGACCTCATTTTCGGTTCCCGAATTGGCCAAGAAATGCATTTTGGCAGTTCCGGAAGTAACGGTTAGTGTGTTGTTCTCGATATTGCTGGGACATAATTGCTCTTCAAAGGGAAAAGTTGCCCTCACGAATTCATCCCTCATGTCGCAAGCTGAAGGTATATCATCCCCCTTGTTATTATCCCTGTAAGATGATATTTGTCTACAGAATGTGAGAAAATAAGCCTGTAATAATTCTATCTCATCGTAGCACAGGGAAGGCTAAATTGCATCTTTGCCTACATACCACTAGCAAGAATTTTATGAACATTCTTGATCAGGAATGAACTCCACAGACTTGAAGCATCTCTGTTGCTCAgttttattagaaaaaagtCTATATTCTTGAAATGCCTGTCTGTTTTACACGAAAAAAAGACAGAATATCCATCTGATTCAACGGTGTCCCTtcaaatagaattttttttttcctctcgaAGTTCGGTTGGGATGATGGAATTCAAGCATGTCATCTTATGTTAAAAACCATTTATTTGGAAAACATCCGGTTGCAGTCATCCGGTCCAATGACGCTGCTTATTGAATGGGATGTCATCGAGGGTCTTCGGTAAATGGAAATCGCCAATTAAAGTCAATTTGATCAAAATCAGATATCGAAGAACAGAGCAAGAACAGAGCAGTGTGCGCCTTATGTGGATTGAAATCATATGatttgggttttcggaaaacaAGGCTGATGATTGTGGTACTTAGTTTGTTTATCCACATACACACAGTCACAtggggtctctctctctctctctcacacacgcacacgcacacgcaaaataaacaaagaaagaactcaAGATATGCAATtcttgaaagaagaaaaaatctaaTGAAGTAGGAGTATCAGTtttaaagagaagaaaaggcaaagtttttttttcacctGGAGTTCGATTCTGACGAGGGAAAGAATTCAACGAGTCGTGGCTCCATTGGTGGACCCACATCGAATTCTTCCCTAAGGGGCTGGAACTCTGTATTGGAGGCAGCAACCTCTGATGGGTTCTAGgagatttgattttgtttttcttttcccgaAGAAGAACGCCAAATGTCGAATGCGTGCGAAGCAACATTGTCTtcgttctcttcttcttcttcttcggaATCTGAGTTCTTCGTCAAGTTCCCTTCTTTTTCGATTGGACCAGGGTCGTTGTCTCTGCATTTAGGCATTTTCTTGATTGTTTCTTGAGTATTGAGAGAAGTGAGTACTTCGCTGGctctctgagagagagagagagagagagagagagagagagagagagagagagaattgggaaGTGAGTGTTTTGTTATATATAGTTGACGGTTGGACCTGTATCTTTCTTAGCAGTTATgtttgttatatatatgtatgttctTATGTATATAATCCTTTCAAAAACAGGAAAATGAAATatatctatttttcttttttatcgaaACGAGGAAAATTGGGTTGAGATTAACCCCTGAGAGGTCGGAATTTTTCCAGGAGTAATCTTCCCTCTCATAATCTCATTTAATCAGAATTGTGCGCGACCAGAAAATGTTTTTGGTCGTCAGTGGATAAATAAAAGCTACAAATAGATTTCTGTGACCATAATTCTAATATCACAATTCACATCTACGTACACACCTATAAACACACACCGTGGGTGGGTGTGGTGCTAGCAAAGTTATTTCGTAAAACATGAATCCACTTGATGATAAACATGAATTGTAGTGGTCTGGATAACGGGTCAGCAAATGTCCACAAGAGACCAAAGGGGTCGTCGTGATGGTGTTGCATGTGGAGGTCTGATAGTCGTGGCGTTGAAGTTGTGGCGATTGGTGTTGGTGGTAATGGTTCAATGAAGGCATGGTGGTagcagagtggaagtgtggtagcagaggtggtgaagtgatggtgtaggtggtgaagtggtagtggtggagagATTGTGTTACAATGACAGTATTGGTAATGGAAGGTGGTAGTActtccatgatttttgtagtggtttaCTTACTACctatttttcataaataaaacactattatttttatggttggattacACCATCGTTTAGTGCTTTGAAAATcctatttatcgatatataataggttattatccgatttaaaatgaggaagAGGCGAGCGTTTTAcctaaattatttattttctgacatactgagggtaaattggtcataccttgtgatgtacaaataattttaaatccaaactacttgggtaaTAAAGCAGactcaacaagttttttaacggttcaaaccgtGCGAATATCGGATCCAGGAGTGTCCGGAACAAACCCCGCAAAATTTGACCAATTGTGGACTTCTAATCCGCTTCAGACGCAATtccatgcgcctcaggcgcacttCATTGCACCCCAGACGcattctcaaaatttcaaaaccaaccaaaattTGCGGTCTTGCCATGGACACtaccgaactccaatttgcacgtggtttgaaccattggaaagcttgtctaccctactttctaaccaattTATTTTGgctccaaaattatttataaatcaaattatatgatgattttaccctcaatgggtcgaaaaacaaattattatgtAAAGATTCTTGAATCACACTAACTTTAAACCGGATCAaaacaaactttatatcgatatATAGAGTAttcaaattagtaaaatatgATGGGACCGAACCATAACAATAATAGCTATAGGTTTATGAAAAGTTGTTCGAAAGTAAACCAATTCAAGGATCGTTAGAGTCAataaggctaaaacatgtttttgCGCCCTCCCACTCATTCCAAGTTCCTTTCGGTACTCGTACTCTTAGTTCTAAGGTATTCGTTCATTTCTTAAGATTTTTAGAGAGTTCATAGGACGTTTGACAGTTcatcaaagcacacaaaaactaCTTAATCCTCGGGATTTGCCCAAGACGTATGCCTAAGACAAGGATGATATATACCTTTATGAAGCCAAATTTTGGTGTCCACACCACCAACAATATCCCTTGATTACTATGACCACCAGCACCACCATAACCGCTTAACCCCACCGGTACTGTCGCTAGTAGCTCGACTGTAATCACCTCTCCACTGCACCTTCATTACCACCCCCATCATTTCACATACTATCACCTCAACCACCTCGCCAGCATTCCACCACCATCCATCGTTATTTCACCAACACGCACACCAGAAAATGATTTGGGGTCACTGCTGAGGTTGTTTCTCTGATGAGAATGATCTGGATATCAGGTATTAGCTCGTTACATAGTAAATTACCGAAGTATCAATGTTTTGGTTTGTCAAAGCTGCTATGGGGACTTTGGCCTGGCATCATGGTGGATAGAGCTGAGACACTAAACATGTATAATAGATGTTTCGCAGAGTTTGGAATCAATAGATCAATGGGTTTCGTCAGGAAGGGCGTTTTTAAAGTAGCTGTATTTCTGTTGCATGCTTTCTCGTTTGTTGGATTGTTGAGGTTGGCCTCGCATCTTTCTCGAAAAAACAGCAGCTTGACATTCCTAACTCCTAAGAGTTCCTGTATTATGATCAGGCAATGAACTATTTTTCTGCAGCTCTTCAAACAATGGGGACTGTgctgtttttgtattttattgctTAATACAGAATTCCACCTCATGTGGATGTCTGATAGTCGTCGCGTTGAACTTGTGGTGTTGGTCATAGTTGTTATATGAAGGTGGAGGTGGTACGGTTTAGTGGCGGTGCCAATGGTGATAGCAAAGTGGAAGTGTGGTAGTAGAGGTTGTGAAGTGATGGTGTTGGTGGTGAAGTGATAGTGGTGGAGGGTTTGTGTTACGATGACAACGTTGGTAGTACGTactccgatgatctttgtagtGGTTTACTTACTAtccattttttataaataaaactttattatttttatggttggattacATCATCTTTTAGTGCTTTGAAAATCCTatttatctatatataataagtctttatccgatttaaaatgaagaAAATGCGAGCGTTATAcctaaattatttattttttgatatactgagggtaaattggtcatactttttgatgtacaaatactTTTAAATCCAAATTACTTGGGTAataaagtagactcaacaagctttttaacggttcaaaccttgcaaaattCGGAGTCCGGAACAAACCCGCAAAATTTGACCAATTATGGACTTCTAATGCGCCCCAGACGCAATTCCATGCGCCTCAGACGCACTTCATTTAGGGATGGCAACAGGGCGGATCGGAGgcggatattgcaatatccgaATCCAAACCCTCCACCCACCCTCCGAATCCGCCCCGAACTCCGAACGGATTACATTTTTGTCCTCCATCCCCGCTCCGAATGGGGAACGGATATCCGAAtccgaatttggaaaaaaaaaaaaaagattggattATTGgaactcaataaaaaaaactcacagattgaaaaaataaaaaccaaataaAGCTTACATGGGGAGGGAGTCTCGCTGCCGCGTTCCTAAGGGGAGATTGCCGCATCTCTCCGTTGCCAGAGGggttttttagagagagagaagggggagaagTCATGTGCAAGGAGGGTTGTGTGAAGTGAAGTCGATTGAGTAGGAGACTGATTATTGACTAACCCTAAAAATAAGATGTATTTATATAGTCGGATATTCAGAGGTGGATCGGATATCGGATTCGGGGTGGATCGGATATCGGATTCGGAGCGGATCGGATCGGAGGCAGACTTacctccgaatccgatccgatctccgaatcttttttgaaaaacaaaacgaaTCTGCCCCAATATTCgaaaaatctccaaaaaattcGATCCGTTCGGGACGGATAACGGATCGGCCGAGATGGCCATCCCTAACTTCATTGCGCCCCAGACGcattcttgaaatttcaaaatggacaaaaatttgCGGTCTTGCCAcaaacactcccgaactccaatttgcacgtAGTTTGAACAATTTGAAAGCTTGTCTACCCTACTTTCTAGCCAATTTATTTTGGCTCCAAAGTTATTTATATATCAAACTATATggcaattttaccctcaataggTCGAAAAACAAGTTATTATGGGAAAATTATTCTTGAATCACACTAACTTTAAACCAGATCAAAAGGATCCATATCTACCAGTCGCATGAGTCATGACCACTAGATGCTTAGAAGAAAATACTTGAACTTTCTTTTCTTCCCACATCAAGAATCTAAATGGTAAGTTGGAACTATTGATTTTGTACCATCCTTTCCTCCCAAATACTGATTATCTCATAAAAGACTTGTTCCACTTCAATTTCGTCAACTAAAATCCGGTAACAGAAATGGGAGACCCCTTGTCCTTCTTTGCCTAAGATCCACTGGCCGCTGCGTTGCTGTTTTTCTTGAATCGAATTAAGTAGTGCTTCCCATCTGAAGCCTGGTGGTGCTCAACTTTGGAAAAGATGATCTCATCCTTAGCTTCCAAACGATGTCTTCTAACAAACTCTCCCCAGTTGCCACCAATCAAACAACGTTTTGGATATCGTTTGAATGTCATCACCCAAGTCTTGTTTTGATGGTCAAGAACGTTAAGAATCGTCTCCTCCTCGTAACCCTTTTCGGGTGGCTTTGGACTTGGGAAATGCTGTTCTGAAACTTCGCCAGGAACATAGAGAGAACCGCACCGAACATCAGACCTAGTCAAGTGCTTGCGAAAGGAAGAGTTTCCTGGACTGTGACCAGCAGCAGTTTCATTCCCCTCGTAGCTATTGCCTATGAAATCATCGTCTGAGCGAGTTATGGGGCTCTTTCTGCTATTAGTACCTCTGCCCTTATGGCCTTCTCTTTCAGAAGCCATATTGTTTGGAACACCAAGTGTTTGACAGGCTCTCTTCAACATAGTATTCATATACCCCCCTTGAGCATCAATCCTCAACTGAAGATATTTGCAAACAATATCAGATAACGCCAACGAAAACCAGCTACTACGGAAGATATTTCGATAGGGATTATTTATAGAAAGTTGAATTTACGGAACAATTTGACAAGATGAGATCTCTTTTGCTCACCTCTGGTTGGTTTTGCAGTCTTCTCTGCTTCTCCATTTGCATGCTAATCGCATCACGGAAATGAATGTTAAAGCAAGAACATCAGAACTCAAAGAAACACTTAAGAGAACAAAAAGACAGGAC
The sequence above is a segment of the Rhododendron vialii isolate Sample 1 chromosome 13a, ASM3025357v1 genome. Coding sequences within it:
- the LOC131313808 gene encoding uncharacterized protein LOC131313808, whose translation is MTEMCLSSTPKKTASQFSTLVLSDVVLFFSFILSHPLYFAYFIFFSPYLLKLLSFLSPLFITTALLLLAFLTISPIEASESQAGFLLSTYYTVRERLWSATENEDREFPLFEEFEAYKIIFDTPALCALENSDGVPELRSEENLAEKTVEIAWEEKRIEGFFKGLEEFEKMTSNEEEKKVELLGIKSDEVKKEVSFVRSESEATGDKLRDDTVKISTNSDGEYTADKLLESPSSQAFESSLGSYGSMRKEKEWKRTLACMLFEERNNVGGGEGMDSLWETYEMDSSNKAKPKGNNTKKKNNKKKSVYEEEDYEEEDADGQLCCLQALKFSSGRMNFGMRKPSLVKISKAIKGIGWLHSVTRHGRKG